Proteins found in one Choloepus didactylus isolate mChoDid1 chromosome 3, mChoDid1.pri, whole genome shotgun sequence genomic segment:
- the LOC119528586 gene encoding uncharacterized protein LOC119528586, whose protein sequence is MSGPALFHAIEWYPYQHVNRRDRKPRSVKSWLWNLGGIVASVFVPAVGNAVLQAWTTEQIALTMETVNALANATRDALHAHNLMLELNSQAIQKMQSEIQELGQEIDGLWKTVVQLCDTRWILFRLCVTPVRANVTANTHKVSDWLKNTYLPTFANLTQQVDVSLDKIGNVKLTPVKFNLASLVTDLWNRVTSWFSWPNLTTWVFLAVGLLVGLVIVKCLLERLFQAQQQLRVTTMMAMSSTCSTFDSSFYTDRSPSRPLGVGRSGARFAAKSMAVSRI, encoded by the exons ATGTCTGGACCTGcgctatttcatgctattgaatgGTACCCTTACCAACACGTCAACCGACGCGACAG gaaaccaagaagtgtcAAAAGCTGGCTGTGGAACCTCGGCGGCATTGTCGCTTCAGTGTTCGTTCCAGCAGTGGGGAATGCGGTGCTTCAAGCCTGGACAACGGAGCAGATCGCCCTGACGATGGAAACAGTCAACGCTTTAGCCAATGCCACCCGGGACGCGTTGCACGCCCACAATCTAATGTTAGAGTTGAATTCGCAAgcgatccagaaaatgcaaagtgaaatacaggaacttggacaagagatagatgggctctggaaaacagttgtgcaactgtgtgacacccgatggatccttttcagactttgcgtcactccggtcagggccaatgtaactgctaacacccacaaagtctctgactggcttaaaaatacttatctgccaacttttgccaatcttacccagcaggtggacgTCAGCCTGGACAAGATTGGAAATGTTAAGTTGACCcccgttaagttcaaccttgCCAGTTTGGTAACTGACCTGTGGAACCGAGTTACCTCCTGGTTTTCATGGCCCAATCTGACCACTTGGGTTTTCCTCGCTGTAGggttgttggtgggtttagtaatcgtcaaatgcctgttagaacgcttgtttcaagcacagcagcaactgcgtgttaccactatgatggctatgtcttcaacctgtagtactTTTGACAGCAGCTTCtatactgatcgatccccgtcccggccactcggggtggggcgctctggggccaggttcgcggcaaagtccatggccgtatcccggatataa